The genomic window GAAGCCGTCGCGGGTCGGATCCTGGCCGGTGGGCCGCGGCGGGGTCAGCGCGGCGAGGGCCAGGGCCTGGAGGTGGCCGGCGTCGGGGCGGTCCCCGGTCTCCAGGGCGGCATGCCGGGTCAGGCCCGCGAAGCCGCCGGAGCGGGTCACCTCGATACGCATCGGGCTGCTCACACCTCCTGCGGCTGGCCCGGCTGCTGGCGGGGGAGTCCCGCGGCCGCCGCCGGGGTGACGCCGACCTCGGTCCAGGCGGCACGCACCGCCTGGCTCTGCGCACCCTCACCGTAGCGGGCCACGGCCGCGGCCGCGGTGGCCGCGGCGAAGTCCGCGAACTGCGACTGCGCGGACAGCTTGCCGCCGGTGAGGGTGTCGTACCAGATGCGTCCCGCCTGCTCCCAGGCGTGGCCGCCGAGCGCGGCCGCGGTCAGGTAGAAGGCCCGGTTGGGGATGCCGGAGTTCAGGTGCACCCCGCCGTTGTCCTGCGTCGTGGTGACGTAGTCCGCCATCGAGGCGGGCTGCGGGTCCTTGCCGAGCTGCGGGTCGTCGTAGGCGGTGCCCGGCTCCTTCATCGAGCGCAGCGCCTTGCCGTTGACGCCGGGGGCCAGCAGCCCCGCGCCGATCAGCCAGTCTGCCTGGTCGGCGGTCTGGCCCAGCGCGTGCTGCTTGATCAGGCTGCCGAAGACGTCGGAGACCGACTCGTTGAGCGCGCCGGGCTGGCCGTGGTATTCGAGGTTGGCGCTGTACTGGGTGACGCCGTGCGTCAACTCGTGGCCGATGACGTCCAGCGGGAGGGTGAAGTCCAGGAAGATCCGGCCGTCACCGTCCCCGAAGACCATCTGCTCGCCGTCCCAGAAGGCGTTGTTGTAGTCCCTGAGGTAGTGCACCGACGCCTTCAGCGGCAGGCCGGCGTCGTCGATCGAGTGCCGCCCGTACGCCTGCAGGTAGGTGTCGAAGGTCGCGCCCAGCGCGTCGTAGGCCCGGTTGACGCTGTCGTCCGAGGCCGGCGCCGCGCCCTCGGCGCGCACCTGGTGGCCGGGCAGCGTGTCGTGGTGGCGGGCGTCGTAGACCGTGCGCACCGGGTGGTCGGCGGGGGCGCCCGCGGCGGGCGCGGGTCCCGACGGGCCGAGGACGGTGTTCAGCCGGCGCCGGGTGCGCTCGCGGGCGTCGTGCTCCAGGGTGCGGCGGGCGGCGGCGGCCAGCGCGGGGTCGCCGGTCCTGGCCAGCCGGTCCAGGACGTGCGGCGGCACGATCGTGCAGAAGACGGGGGTCGAGGCAGAGGAGTCCATGCCACGCAATGTGGCACGGCGGGCACGCTGTGTCACCGATTCGGCGCTGTAATTGACGAGAAGGAGCGAAGGACCAGGATTCTGGTGGACAGAACCGGCCATCTTGCATGCTGAGAGGAAGTACGCACCGGCTACGTCATTCCGGCCGCCTCGGCTATGGTCGTTGCCATCATGCGTTTCGGGCTGCTTCTCCTTAGCTGCCGCGGCGAGGGTCTGTAGTCGTAGGCCGACCCCCTCCCCGCGGAGTTCGGCGTTTCCAGCCGTCGGCCGTTCCCCGAACGGATCCCGAGGAGCCAGAGCCCCCATGACCAGCCCGAACAGTATCGGCCGTGCCACGCCCATCACCGCCGCGACCGTCACCCAGCGTGCCACCGCGATGCCGGTCCACAAGTACGGCCGTTACGAGCAGGTGGACCTGCCGGACCGCGGCTGGCCCGACGCGCGGATCACCAAGGCGCCGCGCTGGCTGTCCACCGACCTGCGGGACGGCAACCAGGCGCTGATCGACCCCATGTCGCCGGCCCGCAAGCGGGAGATGTTCGACCTGCTGGTGCGGATGGGCTACAAGGAGATCGAGGTCGGCTTCCCGGCCTCCGGCCAGACCGACTTCGACTTCGTACGCTCCATCATCGAGCAGGACGCCATCCCGCAGGACGTGACGATCTCCGTCCTGACGCAGGCTCGCGAGGAGCTGATCGAGCGCACCGTCGAGGCGCTGCGCGGCGCCCCCCGGGCCACCGTGCACCTGTACAACGCCACCGCCCCGGTCTTCCGCCGGGTCGTCTTCCGCGGCAGCCGCGACGAGGTCAGGCAGATCGCGGTGGACGGCACCCGGCTGGTGACGGAGTACGCCGACAAGCTGCTGGGCGACGAGACGGTCTTCGGGTACCAGTACAGCCCGGAGATCTTCACCGACACCGAGCTGGACTTCGCGCTGGAGGTCTGCGAGGGCGTCATGGACGTCTGGCAGCCCGAGGAGGGCCGCGAGATCATCCTCAACCTGCCCGCCACCGTCGAGCGCTCCACCCCCTCCACGCACGCCGACCGCTTCGAGTGGATGTCGCGGCACCTGTCCCGGCGTGAGTACGTCTGCCTGTCGGTCCACCCGCACAACGACCGCGGTACCGCGGTGGCGGCCGCCGAACTGGCGCTGATGGCCGGCGCGGACCGCATCGAGGGCTGCCTGTTCGGGCAGGGCGAGCGCACCGGCAACGTGGACCTGGTCACGCTGGGCATGAACCTGTTCAGCCAGGGCGTCGACCCGCAGATCGACTTCTCGCAGATCGACGAGATCCGGCGGACCGCCGAGTACTGCAACCAGATGGAGGTCCACCCGCGCCACCCCTACGCGGGCGACCTGGTCTACACCTCCTTCTCCGGCTCCCACCAGGACGCCATCAAGAAGGGCTTCGAGGCGATGGAGGCGAGCGCCGCCGCAGCCGGGAAGACCGTGGACGACATCGAGTGGGCGGTGCCCTACCTGCCCATCGACCCCAAGGACGTCGGCCGCTCCTACGAGGCCGTCATCCGGGTCAACTCGCAGTCCGGCAAGGGCGGCGTCGCGTACGTGCTGAAGAACGGGCACAAGCTGGACCTGCCGCGCCGGATGCAGATCGAGTTCTCGAAGATCATCCAGACCAAGACAGACGCCGAGGGCGGCGAGGTCACCCCGGCGCAGATCTGGTCGGTCTTCCAGGACGAGTACCTGCCGACCCAGGACAACGCCTGGGGCCGGATCGCGCTGCGCTCGGCGCAGACGTCAACTTCGAGCGACGGCACCGACGCCCTGACGGTGGAAGCTGTCGTGGACGGCGTCGAGACGGTGCTCAGCGGCAGCGGCAACGGCCCGATCTCGGCCTTCTTCGACGCCCTGGCGAAGTCCGGGGTGGACGCCAGGCTGCTGGACTACAGCGAGCACACCATGAGCGAGGGCGCGTCCGCGCAGGCCGCGTCGTACATCGAGTGCGCCATCGGCGGCCGCGTCCTGTGGGGCATCGGAATCGACCCCAACACCACCCGCGCAGCACTCCAGGCAGTCGTCTCCGCGGTCAACCGCGCCGGCCGCTGAGCGGGCAAAACGGTACGAATCATCCCAGGCGTACGGGGGCGGTGCGGAATTGCCCCCGTACGCGGTACTGACTGCGCCTCGCTGATGTGGCTAACATCACGGCGTACGGCACCGTTGCCGGGGCGTCTTCGCGCGCGTACGGGCCGATGCGGGTACGCCGGGACGAAGACGGCCGGAGGGTGCAGCGTGATGAAGCTGGGGCTGTGGATCTGGGGTGTGCGAACGGCCTGGCACACCGAGGACGACGGTGAGTTCTTCTGCCCCGACTGCGGCGGCGACCGCAGCTACCACCGCAGAACGGGCACCCGCAGGCTCACCGTGCTCAACGTGCCGCTGCTCAACCGCGGCACCGCGGGCTCGGTGATCGAATGCGCCGCCTGCCACCGCCAGTACGGCTCGCAGGTGCTGCTGTGCCCCACCACCACCCGCTTCTCGGCGATGCTGCGCGACGCCGTGCACACCATCGCGCTCGCCGTGCTCACCGCGGGCGGCTCCACCGGCCGGCCGGCCCGCGAGGCGGCCGTGGGCGCGGTGCGCTCGGCCGGCTTCAGCGACTGCACCGAGGACCAGCTGCTCGGGCTGCTCGCCGCCATCGTCGCCGACGAGGGCCGCTACACCGCCTCCCAGGAGCTCGGCCACCACTCCTTCGCCGACTGCGTGGACGGCTGCGGGAGCTGGCTGTCGATCGAGCTGCACGAGGCGCTTGAGCCGCTCGCCGACCACCTCGCCCAGCAGGGCCGCGAGCGGGTCCTGCTGCAGGGCGCCCACATCGCGCTGGCGGACGGCCCCTACCTGCCGGCCGAACGCGAGGTCCTCGAAGCGGTGGGCCGCTGCCTGTCGCTGCACACCGACGACATCGACCGGCTGCTCGCCGCCGCCGCGGCCACCGCGAGCTGAGCCGGGCGGCCCCGGCGGGGTCCGGCGGGCGGTCCGGCCCCGGCACGGCCCTCGGGCTGTCCGGCCCCGGTGCGGCCCCTGCGCGGCCCCGCGGGCACTCCGCACGGATACTCCGCCGGGAGTAGCGGAGGCCCGCGGCAGTCCTGCGGAGTAGCGGACGGCTCGGCCCTGAGCCCGACGTTTCGGGCTTCCCGAACCGGGACTCTGGTGGAGTGACACCAGCGAACCCCGAGGGGAGCCCCCGATGAGGGCCACCGGCACCACCGCAGGCACCACCACGAGCACGAGCGCGAGCACCCGGCGCCGCAGGCTGCCCTGGG from Streptomyces sp. NBC_01198 includes these protein-coding regions:
- a CDS encoding TerB family tellurite resistance protein gives rise to the protein MKLGLWIWGVRTAWHTEDDGEFFCPDCGGDRSYHRRTGTRRLTVLNVPLLNRGTAGSVIECAACHRQYGSQVLLCPTTTRFSAMLRDAVHTIALAVLTAGGSTGRPAREAAVGAVRSAGFSDCTEDQLLGLLAAIVADEGRYTASQELGHHSFADCVDGCGSWLSIELHEALEPLADHLAQQGRERVLLQGAHIALADGPYLPAEREVLEAVGRCLSLHTDDIDRLLAAAAATAS
- the leuA gene encoding 2-isopropylmalate synthase; amino-acid sequence: MTSPNSIGRATPITAATVTQRATAMPVHKYGRYEQVDLPDRGWPDARITKAPRWLSTDLRDGNQALIDPMSPARKREMFDLLVRMGYKEIEVGFPASGQTDFDFVRSIIEQDAIPQDVTISVLTQAREELIERTVEALRGAPRATVHLYNATAPVFRRVVFRGSRDEVRQIAVDGTRLVTEYADKLLGDETVFGYQYSPEIFTDTELDFALEVCEGVMDVWQPEEGREIILNLPATVERSTPSTHADRFEWMSRHLSRREYVCLSVHPHNDRGTAVAAAELALMAGADRIEGCLFGQGERTGNVDLVTLGMNLFSQGVDPQIDFSQIDEIRRTAEYCNQMEVHPRHPYAGDLVYTSFSGSHQDAIKKGFEAMEASAAAAGKTVDDIEWAVPYLPIDPKDVGRSYEAVIRVNSQSGKGGVAYVLKNGHKLDLPRRMQIEFSKIIQTKTDAEGGEVTPAQIWSVFQDEYLPTQDNAWGRIALRSAQTSTSSDGTDALTVEAVVDGVETVLSGSGNGPISAFFDALAKSGVDARLLDYSEHTMSEGASAQAASYIECAIGGRVLWGIGIDPNTTRAALQAVVSAVNRAGR
- a CDS encoding M4 family metallopeptidase; the encoded protein is MDSSASTPVFCTIVPPHVLDRLARTGDPALAAAARRTLEHDARERTRRRLNTVLGPSGPAPAAGAPADHPVRTVYDARHHDTLPGHQVRAEGAAPASDDSVNRAYDALGATFDTYLQAYGRHSIDDAGLPLKASVHYLRDYNNAFWDGEQMVFGDGDGRIFLDFTLPLDVIGHELTHGVTQYSANLEYHGQPGALNESVSDVFGSLIKQHALGQTADQADWLIGAGLLAPGVNGKALRSMKEPGTAYDDPQLGKDPQPASMADYVTTTQDNGGVHLNSGIPNRAFYLTAAALGGHAWEQAGRIWYDTLTGGKLSAQSQFADFAAATAAAAVARYGEGAQSQAVRAAWTEVGVTPAAAAGLPRQQPGQPQEV
- a CDS encoding protealysin inhibitor emfourin; the encoded protein is MRIEVTRSGGFAGLTRHAALETGDRPDAGHLQALALAALTPPRPTGQDPTRDGFGYTITVDTATVHCADPELTPAQRELIAAVLGEGA